The candidate division WOR-3 bacterium genomic interval GTTTCTTCTCTTTTGGCGCCTTCGAAATTTGAGCAGAGAAGATAGACTTCGTTTCCCATTCGAGATATTCTCGAAAAAATTTCTTCTAAATGAACTTCAGCCCCTCCGCCGAGGGGGTTTTTTCTGTCGCACCAGTTTATGAGGAGTATTTTCATCTGTAATCTTCCAGTATCAGTTTCAATTCTTCTTCAATTTTCTTTTCAGCTCTGAATCCCGTCAATTGTTCAATTTTTTCCGAGGAGCCCAGTTGAAAATTGGGATCCGAAGCCCTGAAAAAGGATTCGTCCTGCTCGATTTGGGCTTTGACCCCCGCCTTTTCCACCATCATGAGTAATATCTGACGCAGGTCTAAATCTGATTTCCCGGCAAGGTTGTAGATTTCTCCGCTCTCGGCTTTGTCAATCAATCGGATATAGAACGTAAGGGCGTCTTCCGCGGTGATGTATGTGCGTTTTGGTTTTAAATTGCCTGTCTTAATGACCGGCTTTCTGGAACCTTTTTTAATTTCCATTATCTGCTTGGCAACAGAAGGTATAAAAAACCTGCTGTTTTGCCCCCTTCCAATTTGAGGGAAAGGCCTTATCACGCAGCATTCAACCCCGTATGTCCTAAAGTATTGCAAAACCGCTTCTTCAGCCGCTGCTTTACTTGCGCCGTAAGGGCTCAAAGGCTTTTTGGGGTCCTCTTCTTTAGCTTTTTCATTTCCGGTGTCACCGTAGACCTCCGACGAAGATATAAAAAAGAATTTCACCCCGTTATCCCTGGCAGCTTCCAGAAAATTGACTGTCCCCATGAAGTTGACCTTAAAAGTCTCAACTGGATTCTTGAATGAGTAACCCGCGCTCGACTGCGCGGCAAAATGGTATATCAAATCCGGCTTCACAAAATCTACAAGAGTTTTGACGCTTTCAAAATCGGTGATGTCGCATTTTTGGAATTGAACCCCTTCAACTCCTTCAATCAAATCGCTGTATGTCGTCCCGAACACTTTGTATTTTTTATCAACCGCCAATTTTTTTGCCACGAGCCCACCGACAAAACCATCAGCACCAGTAATTAGCAATTTTAAATGATTTGAATTATAAATCATAAAGTTTTGCTTTGCAATAATCTTTCAATATGCTGTTTTTTGATTTATTTGGTTCAATAATTAGCTTTTTATATTTATCTGAATACTCTTCGGAGGGTATGTTCTTGAATATCCCCATAGGAATTTTTTCCTTTTTTGCCTCTTCGTCGAGCGCATCGTATGCTTTTATTGGGACCATCCTCTTTCTAAGCCAGTCCATCATGCTGTAAGGGGTTTTGAGCTTGTTTCGTTTTCCGTATTGTACATGGCAAAAACTTAAAATTTCTACGACCGAAAACCCCTCGTAGTTCAGCGCCTGATATATTATGTCGTCCAGGCCAGGGACATGAACAGCCGAACTTCTGGCGACAAAACCTGCTCCGGCGCCAATCGCCAGAGCTGCAATGTCGAAATTATTGTCTATGTTTCCGTAGGGTGTAGTAGAAGCTATCGCTTTTCCAGGCGTCGTAGGAGAGAATTGTCCTCCTGTCATGCCGTATATGTAGTTGTTGAAGATCAGGGCGGTTATGTTGAGGTTTCTTCTCGACGCGTGTATAAAGTGATTTCCCCCAATGGCTACAGCGTCTCCATCTCCCATGACAGATATGACGTTCATCTTTGGATTTGAAAACTTTATGCCGCACGCAAAAGCCAAAGATCTGCCATGGGTTGTGTGAAGAGTGTTGAAATCAACATAACCGGGTGTCCTGCTGGAGCAACCTATGCCGGAAACCAGCGTTATGTCGTCTTTATTCCATCCGGTTTTGTGTATTGCCCTTAAAAGAGAGCCCAAAATTATACCGTGGCCGCATCCTGGACACCATATATGAGGGAGTTTGTCTTTCCTCAAATATGAGAGGACAATTTCTGTCGTCATGCTTCTTCTCCTTTTATTTCCGTTACAGTGACAGCGAAATCCGGACAGACATATTCGCACCTCAAGCATCCTATGCAGTCATCAGGTCTCGCTCCGAAAGCTTTTTGTCTTGAATTGAGTTCAAGGACTTTTTTTGGGCAGGCAAGAACGCAATTTTCGCATCCCTTGCAAAGTTTTTCATCAACCGTGACAATAAATTTTTTTCCCTGCAAACTCGACCTCCTAAACAAATACGGATTGAACCAATTTAGCGATATTATTTTTTGATTTCACCATTATATCTCTGTAGAACTCGTCAAAATCAGACCAAGATTTCCCATGGTAGGGTATGATCGAAGCTTTAAAATTCCTGAAAATCTCAGCGACATCAACAATATTCGTCTTGGCTACCGTCAAACGCATGCACTGCCTTATCTCTCTGAGCTGTTTTAGGTGCATAAAGGCGAGGTCTAATTCGCCGGCGTAACCAGGGATTTTTTGGCGTAAATCTTCGAGAAGCTCGTCGCCGAACTTAAATGTCACACGATGTTTGGCTTTTAAAACGAGCACAACCATTTCTATGTCCTTTATTCCCCCGGGGCTTTCTTTGACGTTGTATATAAAATTGGAATTGTCAGCGTGACGATTCCGAATCTCTTCTATCATATTACGGGCAAAAATTTCCCAGTTTGAAAAAATCTGGTTTTCTATGAATTCATTCTTGAATTTTTGGAGAAAACTTTCGGATCCAACCAGAAATTTGGATTCCAGAATCTGGGATTTCTCGATGAAATTTTCCGATGAATCATCCGCGAAAAGATTTTTTAAATCGTTCAGTTTGGTAACGTATGTGCCGAAATGGTCGGCTAACCTGAACTGCGGAAGCGTTCCAGTCCTCACAATTTCCCGGCTCATTTTTGAAAGTATCTTGTTGTAGGTTGAGAATGTCTTCAAATCTTCCGAGCCAAATACTGCGACCAAATCTATATCGTCGTTGAAAGAACTGCCCCGAGCCATGCTACCTGCGACCAGCAGCATGAATTTGTCGTCGTCTCGAAGTCGGATCGATTTTTGTTCTTCCATCTCGAGTGAACAAATATCGAAAAGCGTCGTCAGGTAGTCGTCGTTTAAATCCATAAAACTTCCGGAGATTTCGTCGAAAGGTTTGCCCAGAATACCTTCAAGTCCAATGTTTAAAAATTTCAAAATATAAAATCTCGTCAAAAGTGATTTCTGTAGCTGTCTGTTTACAGTTCTGAAAATATCGGCGAAAATTCCCGAGCAGATGTCCTCGATTTTTTCTTCTGATTCAATAAGCTTTACTATCCATGGATCGGATAGAATTATTCTCTGGAAATATTTCCGAAAATACCTGCTGCCCTCGGAATACACGGTTAGGATGTTTTTAAAATTCTCATTTTTAGATTTTTTAAGTTTCCTCTCGGAAAAGTCTTCCTTTAGTTCTGAAAATGATTTTTGGATTTTCCTTAAGCTTTCTCTGTCTATGTTTTCAAGAAGTCTGCAAAAACCGATGTTGTCCTTTTCGAAAAATCCTACGAGTGAAAATAGAAGGTCCGGGTTTCTGTCCAAACATTCCATGAGAAAGCCCAAAAATTCTTCCGCAACTCTGTGGAACTCTTCATCATCGGGCAATTTTTCCAGCATGATGATAAAAGAGACGAGTCCGTCAAAAGTATATTCTACATGGGAGAAAAGGCCCTTAAGAATAACCTTTCTCAACCTCTCGTTCAACGCCAGGTAATCCTTTGTGAATACTTTTAGAAGTTTATAATCATCCGAGGCAAAAGATTCGAGTATGTCGTCCCAGAAATCCGAGCTTTTATAAATGCCGGAGTTTTTGGCGAAATTCACGGCGAGGTTGCCTCTGTTCTCGGAGAGGATTTCGTTGACCAACGTTATTCTCTTCAGGTATTCACGACAGTCTTCGAGCATAAGCTGGACTATTTTTTTTACCCTTCTCAAGTGGTCGTAGTATCTTATGAGGATATGCTCCTGTTTAGAAACCGCTCCTATTGAACCTATTCCCATCGCCGTGGACACCTGGTTTATCGTCCTTATGTTTTCCGGTAGGTCGAGGTATATCTGCTCTTCCTGTGTCCCGTAGAGCATAAAAAGAAACCGAAAAGTCTCAATAAAAGCAAGGCTTTCTCCAATTGCTTTGTATATGTCCCAGTTCTTCGAATCCAGATATTTCAGTTTGTCGAGAACCGCCCATGGATTTTTTTTGAAAACTCCGTATCTTGTCTTTTGAATGGATAACAGGGCTTTTATCATTCTCAGGGCGTCGTTTTTCGGATTGATATATTGAGATTCTATCGGTCTGTTTAAATAAAGCCTTATCTCTCCGAGTATCATTCTCAGATAAGCTTCGTGAAATCTGATGTCGGACGTGTAATCCTGGTAAAACAGCCTCTGGACAGCGTTTTCAAAACTATCCATTATTTCTTTGGGTCCGTAAATCTTCTTCGCGCCAATGATCTCGGTGATAAAAACGAAATTGGAAATATTCTCAATCGCGAAATCGGCGAATTCATCAACTGTAGCGCTGTATTTGTTGTTGTTTATGCTCTCGGCAAGATGAAAGTGCATTGGGGTTCCGTATTTAGTCAGGATTTTGTTTATTCGGCTCAACAGCTTGTCCAAATCTCTCGTTTCCTCTTCAACAGTAATCACCGCTACATCTATGTCGTCCAAATCTGTTCGGGTTCCTACGCTCGCTATGATGAATTGGGGGGTATTCAAACCTCTTGAGAGTATGGGCACGAGGTTTTCCAGAAATATCGATGTCAAAGACCTGAATTTCCATCCTATTTCCCTCATGAAGTTCATGTAAACTTTTAGAGGGTCTGATTTGATGACTTCAGGCTTCATGTAAT includes:
- a CDS encoding 2-oxoacid:ferredoxin oxidoreductase subunit beta, translated to MTTEIVLSYLRKDKLPHIWCPGCGHGIILGSLLRAIHKTGWNKDDITLVSGIGCSSRTPGYVDFNTLHTTHGRSLAFACGIKFSNPKMNVISVMGDGDAVAIGGNHFIHASRRNLNITALIFNNYIYGMTGGQFSPTTPGKAIASTTPYGNIDNNFDIAALAIGAGAGFVARSSAVHVPGLDDIIYQALNYEGFSVVEILSFCHVQYGKRNKLKTPYSMMDWLRKRMVPIKAYDALDEEAKKEKIPMGIFKNIPSEEYSDKYKKLIIEPNKSKNSILKDYCKAKLYDL
- a CDS encoding 4Fe-4S binding protein yields the protein MQGKKFIVTVDEKLCKGCENCVLACPKKVLELNSRQKAFGARPDDCIGCLRCEYVCPDFAVTVTEIKGEEA
- a CDS encoding GDP-mannose 4,6-dehydratase, which codes for MAKKLAVDKKYKVFGTTYSDLIEGVEGVQFQKCDITDFESVKTLVDFVKPDLIYHFAAQSSAGYSFKNPVETFKVNFMGTVNFLEAARDNGVKFFFISSSEVYGDTGNEKAKEEDPKKPLSPYGASKAAAEEAVLQYFRTYGVECCVIRPFPQIGRGQNSRFFIPSVAKQIMEIKKGSRKPVIKTGNLKPKRTYITAEDALTFYIRLIDKAESGEIYNLAGKSDLDLRQILLMMVEKAGVKAQIEQDESFFRASDPNFQLGSSEKIEQLTGFRAEKKIEEELKLILEDYR